The Ranitomeya imitator isolate aRanImi1 chromosome 8, aRanImi1.pri, whole genome shotgun sequence genome window below encodes:
- the LOC138647896 gene encoding uncharacterized protein, with product MLTSDESSVVAAALVFEAARLQEERRPKRKRRMWTRSWLQKRSTLSHMGLIRELRDNNPQDFRNYLRMSEESFKIILSAVTPLIQRCDTPMRAAVPVEERLAVTLRFLATGRSLQDLQFSAAVSRPFLSVVIPETCEAIVQSLRHYMEFPKTADDWKRIGSDFDELWQFPNCGGALDGKHVRITQPANSGSFFFNYKGYFSVILMALVNANYEFVDVDVGMNGRVSDGGVFEHTSFGESLRNNELLLPVNEDTKANLNFVFIADEAFPLHPHLLKPFAQRTLTPERRIFNYRLSRARRVVENAFGIMANRFRVFHTAINLKLPSIDIVVLACCVLHNFLRRHDTNSYSPPSFIDAVDARTGDIVPGEWRTQPENFTALQALGSGRQADDARDCREKYCQYFNGSGAVPWQDRAV from the exons atgctcacttccgatgagagttctgttgttgctgctgccctggtgtttgaggcagcacgtctccaagaggagagacgtcctaaacgaaaacgtcgcatgtggacccggagctggctgcagaaaagatccacattgtcacacatgggtctcataagagagttacgtgacaataaccctcaagatttccgaaactaccttcggatgtccgaggaatccttcaaaataatactgtctgctgttacgccactcatacaaaggtgtgatacgccgatgcgtgcagccgtgcccgtggaggaaaggttggcggtgacactgcgcttcctggcaacaggaaggtctcttcaggatttgcagttttccgcagctgtttccagacctttcctgagcgttgtgattccggagacatgcgaggccattgtgcagagcttaaggcattatatggag tttcccaagacggcggatgactggaagaggattggttccgattttgatgagctgtggcagtttccaaactgcggtggtgcattagatggaaagcatgtgcgcatcacgcaaccagccaactctggatcattttttttcaactacaaaggatatttcagtgtgatcctcatggcccttgtcaatgcaaactatgagtttgtcgatgtggatgttggcatgaatggtcgagtctccgacggtggtgtttttgaacacacttcatttggggaaagcttgaggaacaatgaactgctgttgccagtaaatgaagacacaaaagcaaacctaaattttgtcttcatcgctgatgaagctttccctcttcatccacatttgctgaagccatttgcacagagaacactcacaccggagcgcagaatctttaattaccggttgtcgagggcccgtcgtgtggttgaaaatgcctttgggataatggcaaatcggtttagagtgttccacacagctatcaacttgaagctgccgtctatagacattgtggttttggcatgctgtgtgctccataatttcctgagacgtcatgatacgaactcctattctcctccttcgtttattgatgcagtggacgcacgaaccggagatattgtgcccggggaatggcgtacacaacctgaaaattttacagctcttcaagctcttggatctggcagacaggcagacgatgcaagggactgtcgcgaaaaatactgtcagtactttaatggttctggagctgtaccgtggcaggatcgcgccgtataa
- the LOC138647897 gene encoding uncharacterized protein translates to MSNRVEFIRDFIEIYQSFPCLWKIKSPEYCNREKRREGYLQLIELYNRQAPDEEANEAVIKKKIQALRTVWRKELNKVLQTTRSGASTDEVYVPKLWYFEHLNFLRDQEVPRASTCLRLLAPVEPIVSENHAEQESQGQQDDSAQESTLDCSQDCTTTDLVEAAPARSQSRQVQRKRKATSDASNELLSLAKKVLTRNVSPALEGFGHYVVDKLAKMDDNQRILAERLILEAVNKGTDGDLDKNTCLVSSRPIQRTEPSNFNGWSQGQTSMRHNPHVSHFGQPPPNNSYTPIPFHMASPIRHQNFQPEQSSYHNL, encoded by the exons atgtcaaatcgtgtggagttcatccgggatttcatcgagatttatcagtcttttccctgcctctggaaaataaaatctcctgagtattgtaacagggaaaagaggagggagggttacttacagctcattgagctttacaatcgtcaggcaccagatgaggaagctaacgaagcagttattaaaaagaaaatccaggcgctccgcacggtctggaggaaggagctgaacaaggttcttcagactacaaggtccggagcttccactgatgaagtttatgtgccaaaactgtggtattttgagcatcttaattttctgagggaccaagaggtgccacgggcttcaacgtgtcttcgattgttggcacctgtggaaccaatagtttcggagaaccacgccgagcaggagtcacaagggcaacaa gatgacagtgcgcaggagagtacacttgactgttcacaggactgcacaacaacagatctagtggaggctgcacctgccaggagtcaatcgaggcaagttcaaagaaaacggaaagccacctcagacgcctcaaatgaactattgagcctggcaaagaaggtgttgacaagaaatgttagccctgcgttagaggggtttggacactatgtggttgacaaactggcaaaaatggacgacaaccaaagaatactagcagagcgtctgattctggaagcagtaaacaagggtactgatggcgatttggacaagaacacttgtttggtctcttcccggccaatacagcggacagagccatcaaatttcaatggttggtcacagggtcagacatcgatgcgacacaatcctcacgtttcccacttcggccagccaccccctaataactcctacacaccaataccttttcatatggcttcgcccatcaggcaccaaaattttcagccggaacaatcgtcgtatcataatttgtga